In one Chitinophaga sancti genomic region, the following are encoded:
- a CDS encoding NAD(P)H-dependent oxidoreductase has product MKKIFVINGGQVFGHSGGRFNKTIAEASQAFFGDKEGYEVRYTDINSKYVPEKEVENFVWADAVIYHTPVWWFGLPHEFKKYLDVVFTAGQGKGIYRSDGRKAENPAINYGTGGMLHGRKYLLTTSWNAPATAFTLPGEFFQEKSVDEGVLFGFHRMNAFTGMTPLESLHFHDVEKNADINKDLNRYHEHLEKVFNFQHA; this is encoded by the coding sequence ATGAAAAAGATCTTCGTGATAAACGGCGGACAGGTATTCGGTCACTCCGGGGGCCGTTTTAATAAAACGATTGCGGAAGCCTCACAAGCTTTCTTTGGCGATAAGGAAGGATATGAAGTACGTTACACCGATATCAACAGCAAATATGTTCCGGAAAAAGAAGTGGAGAACTTCGTCTGGGCAGATGCAGTCATTTATCATACACCCGTGTGGTGGTTTGGATTACCACATGAGTTCAAGAAGTATCTCGATGTAGTATTTACAGCAGGCCAGGGCAAAGGGATCTACCGCAGCGATGGACGCAAAGCAGAAAACCCTGCTATCAATTATGGCACCGGTGGCATGCTGCATGGTCGTAAATACCTGCTCACCACATCCTGGAATGCACCCGCTACTGCTTTTACACTACCAGGTGAATTCTTCCAGGAGAAGTCAGTAGATGAAGGCGTACTCTTCGGCTTCCATCGTATGAATGCCTTTACTGGAATGACCCCGCTGGAAAGCCTGCATTTCCATGACGTAGAAAAGAATGCAGATATCAATAAGGATTTGAACAGGTATCATGAACACCTGGAAAAAGTATTTAACTTTCAACATGCTTAA
- a CDS encoding LysR family transcriptional regulator, whose amino-acid sequence MVNLEWFRTFKTIYETGSLTGAAEALYVSQPGISLHLSSLEAYVGHKLFDRSSRKLLPTERGKLLYNYILEALNKLEEAEEHFHRSTEAERPTVSVGMCFETFQFTLEPYLPTLPFNVIIKFGEYPEMLSDLDAGILDLIITPQKGDYPQLKYEPFFKERIVVVGGAKTNTAKFKKLLKADDKQGILDWLKSQIWYGTTGDMEHLRRFWFNNFDKRPDFKPNYIVPNICSILRCLSVGDGIAVVPDFLAKQELDEGKVRLIWEGSKIHENTLYFGTRKKCMYGQEIAKVKEIFLRKMVKAD is encoded by the coding sequence ATGGTAAATCTTGAATGGTTCCGCACCTTTAAAACTATATATGAGACTGGCAGTCTTACAGGGGCTGCAGAAGCCTTGTACGTGTCTCAGCCAGGTATTAGTTTGCACCTTAGTTCGCTGGAGGCGTATGTGGGGCATAAATTGTTTGACCGCAGTTCCCGCAAGCTTCTTCCTACGGAGCGGGGAAAATTGCTGTACAACTATATTCTTGAGGCGCTGAATAAGCTGGAAGAGGCAGAGGAGCATTTTCACCGGAGCACGGAGGCGGAACGTCCTACCGTGAGTGTGGGGATGTGTTTTGAGACCTTCCAGTTTACACTGGAACCGTACCTGCCCACGCTTCCGTTTAATGTGATCATTAAGTTTGGAGAATATCCTGAGATGCTGAGCGACCTGGATGCAGGGATTTTAGACCTGATTATTACGCCACAGAAGGGGGATTATCCGCAATTGAAGTATGAACCTTTTTTCAAAGAGCGGATTGTGGTGGTGGGTGGTGCCAAAACGAATACTGCGAAATTCAAAAAATTATTGAAGGCGGATGATAAACAGGGGATACTAGATTGGCTGAAATCGCAGATCTGGTATGGTACGACGGGGGATATGGAACATCTGCGCAGGTTTTGGTTCAATAATTTTGATAAAAGGCCGGATTTTAAGCCGAATTATATCGTACCGAATATCTGTTCCATTTTAAGGTGTCTGAGTGTGGGGGATGGCATTGCTGTAGTGCCCGATTTTCTGGCAAAGCAGGAGCTGGATGAGGGCAAGGTAAGGTTGATATGGGAAGGGAGTAAGATCCACGAGAATACGCTTTATTTTGGCACCAGGAAGAAATGCATGTATGGGCAGGAAATTGCGAAGGTGAAGGAGATCTTTTTGCGGAAAATGGTAAAAGCTGATTAA
- a CDS encoding RtcB family protein produces the protein MQTIAFYCDVQSIEDNAMQQLQQYAQKPYLQGICAFTDIHYCSEKALPVGVAFRTSDYFFPLITGKDIGCGVMYLRISKEDWLKPFNKEEHYRAFSVAHTQMTDDGLGGGNHFLSIEEDDEAVYIICHTGTRDRGIALYQHCIELTRNYSKACGEEVDYVHRDFIDTNFEKYYHDTLQFGYERRKNFCIKTLIFLQNANYIRSNKAAIDRNYLRTNYNGLPQQGALHGTLYVLEDSVHNHLRFNGNEIMHRKGSSELGKDKTVVIPLSMSRGSLLVKAADLQGANNALLSCAHGAGRKLSRFDAMKHWKTVLKEKQRKAYKEQFSELLDRSGNFPHGYIQEFDFAYKESDDILAYQPYLKKVTQTRPVVTVKYTEI, from the coding sequence ATGCAAACTATTGCATTCTATTGCGATGTGCAAAGCATTGAAGATAATGCGATGCAGCAATTGCAGCAATATGCACAAAAGCCTTATTTACAAGGCATTTGCGCATTTACCGATATACATTACTGTTCAGAAAAGGCGCTGCCAGTAGGGGTCGCTTTCAGAACATCTGATTACTTCTTTCCACTCATAACAGGCAAGGATATTGGTTGCGGCGTAATGTACCTCCGCATCAGTAAGGAAGACTGGCTCAAACCTTTTAATAAGGAAGAGCATTACAGGGCTTTCTCTGTTGCACATACCCAGATGACCGATGATGGTCTGGGAGGTGGAAATCATTTCCTTTCTATAGAAGAAGATGATGAAGCCGTCTATATTATTTGCCATACCGGTACCCGGGATAGAGGAATCGCACTGTACCAGCATTGTATAGAGCTGACCCGTAATTATTCAAAGGCCTGCGGTGAAGAAGTAGATTACGTACACAGAGATTTCATCGATACGAACTTTGAAAAGTATTATCATGATACCCTGCAATTCGGTTACGAAAGAAGAAAGAACTTTTGCATCAAGACACTGATCTTTTTACAGAATGCTAATTACATCCGTAGTAATAAAGCCGCTATTGACAGGAACTACCTGCGTACTAATTACAATGGTCTGCCGCAGCAAGGCGCTTTACATGGCACTCTCTATGTACTCGAAGATTCCGTGCACAATCATCTCCGCTTTAATGGCAATGAGATCATGCATAGAAAGGGGAGTAGCGAGCTGGGAAAAGACAAGACAGTAGTCATTCCCTTGTCTATGTCCAGGGGTAGCTTGCTGGTGAAGGCAGCGGATTTACAGGGAGCGAATAATGCGCTTTTATCCTGTGCGCATGGCGCGGGGAGAAAGTTATCCCGCTTTGATGCCATGAAGCATTGGAAAACCGTGTTGAAGGAGAAGCAAAGGAAAGCTTATAAAGAGCAGTTCAGTGAGTTGCTGGATCGCTCAGGAAATTTCCCCCATGGATATATCCAGGAGTTTGATTTTGCTTACAAGGAAAGTGACGATATACTGGCGTACCAGCCTTATCTGAAGAAGGTAACTCAGACAAGGCCCGTGGTGACAGTAAAGTATACGGAGATATAA
- a CDS encoding DinB family protein, which produces MKVAMMYLLAVLLSATSIAKAQSQNEALVKEWERAKAYTKEYLDAMPDKDYGLKPTPEMRSFADQFLHLTDANYGFLSAVSGEKSPVGFGDSEKSADKSKAAVTKAVMDGYDFAIACIKKIPASQLNDKVNLFGKFELTKQMAIEKAFEHQTHHRGQATVYLRLAGVKPPQEKLF; this is translated from the coding sequence ATGAAAGTAGCAATGATGTACCTCCTTGCGGTATTGCTGAGTGCCACCAGCATTGCCAAAGCACAGTCGCAAAACGAAGCACTCGTTAAAGAGTGGGAAAGGGCGAAAGCTTACACGAAAGAATATCTGGATGCCATGCCGGATAAAGATTACGGGCTGAAACCCACCCCTGAGATGCGCTCTTTTGCTGACCAGTTTTTACACCTCACCGATGCAAACTACGGGTTCCTTTCTGCTGTTAGTGGAGAGAAGAGCCCGGTAGGATTTGGTGATTCAGAAAAATCTGCCGACAAATCCAAGGCGGCTGTTACCAAAGCAGTAATGGATGGGTATGATTTTGCGATTGCGTGCATAAAGAAGATCCCAGCCTCCCAGCTGAATGACAAGGTCAATTTGTTTGGAAAATTTGAGCTCACGAAACAAATGGCTATTGAGAAAGCGTTTGAGCACCAGACGCACCACAGGGGCCAGGCCACGGTATACCTTAGGCTGGCCGGGGTAAAACCACCACAGGAAAAGCTGTTCTAG
- a CDS encoding lasso peptide biosynthesis B2 protein — MKTTDLRMFTEAWIWLALARTMLLFLPFRKLAPILGKKTFPAQGEAEGLHYSKDRLRCIGTAIRRAGKRSPWRTECFEQALAGKLMLKARRMNSTVFFGVSKNMQKGNFNAHAWLQCGNHVVTGNKHLEQFTVIACFKS; from the coding sequence ATGAAAACAACAGACCTGAGAATGTTCACAGAAGCCTGGATATGGCTGGCACTGGCCAGAACCATGCTCCTTTTTCTACCTTTCAGAAAACTGGCACCCATCCTCGGGAAAAAGACATTTCCTGCTCAGGGTGAGGCTGAAGGATTGCATTATTCAAAGGACAGGTTGCGTTGTATCGGAACAGCTATCCGGCGGGCTGGCAAGAGATCTCCCTGGCGTACTGAATGCTTTGAACAGGCACTGGCTGGCAAACTAATGCTTAAGGCCCGCCGTATGAACAGCACTGTCTTTTTTGGTGTGAGTAAGAACATGCAGAAAGGGAACTTCAATGCTCATGCATGGTTGCAATGTGGAAATCATGTTGTAACAGGAAATAAACATTTAGAACAATTTACTGTTATTGCTTGTTTCAAGAGTTGA
- a CDS encoding ATP-binding cassette domain-containing protein, producing MSILEADSIRYNINGRQLLSDIYLKLETGKVTALVGRNGEGKTTLFKIIYGVLHTEDRSVRVDGKYPGPQLYKVPGVLGFLPQKTFTPKHLKVKNLFSIYNLNMSDCFADFPELAKCVNASFGSLSGGETRLFEIYFIVKSPFQFVILDEPFTLISPIFIERLKAFLTKEKANKGILLSDHLIHDVMDVCDDLYLLNMGVLKKTTIQEIKISYLRISE from the coding sequence ATGAGCATCCTGGAAGCTGATAGTATCCGATACAACATCAATGGCAGGCAATTACTGTCCGACATCTACCTGAAACTGGAAACCGGGAAAGTCACGGCGCTTGTCGGCAGAAACGGGGAAGGGAAGACTACACTTTTCAAGATAATTTATGGCGTGCTGCATACCGAAGACCGGTCTGTACGCGTGGATGGTAAATACCCAGGCCCCCAACTATACAAGGTGCCAGGTGTATTAGGTTTTCTCCCTCAAAAGACTTTCACGCCCAAACACCTGAAAGTAAAAAACCTCTTTTCAATATACAACCTAAACATGTCCGACTGCTTTGCTGACTTCCCCGAACTGGCGAAATGTGTAAACGCTTCTTTCGGTTCTCTGTCAGGTGGAGAGACCCGCCTCTTCGAAATTTATTTCATAGTAAAATCCCCCTTTCAGTTCGTCATCCTGGATGAGCCCTTTACACTCATCTCACCCATCTTCATTGAACGGTTGAAAGCATTCTTAACCAAAGAGAAAGCAAACAAAGGCATCTTATTATCAGACCATCTGATCCATGATGTAATGGATGTATGCGATGATCTATACCTGCTCAATATGGGAGTATTGAAAAAAACAACCATACAAGAAATAAAAATATCTTACCTTCGCATCTCCGAATGA
- a CDS encoding asparagine synthetase B family protein → MSAIFGIINKSRKPLDPVIIPQIRNVLHHRAIDGMDVWTNQYIALAHFKLAMNVSELQQQVPLETEDLVITADIRLDNRHSLLQKTGAPAQCSDLVLLQHAWNKWKEACVAHLEGEFAICIWDKTRQQCFLATDHIGFRTLYYYDSPEVFIFCSEQKGVEAFKPTPARFNEVSLIEYYFRQSCPAATYDADVWNLCGGNTLILANGIMSIRKYWEPAGGRYKFRKDEDWYECLKALLYEAVSNRLNTDKPIGITLSGGLDSSAVACVLADVLQKKNKALHAFSAILPEKHHPEEEDERYYIDVIGRHCPNLIQTYITANAYGPFDGIVAAFERDETFPNVFYYMDHAILEAAKEHQVGVLYTGFGGDHWVSWKGNPVIYNLVKSGRLLGAWKLVKQFADREGKRIAAVIKREIMTQSAKRSVTTTAEAPFLQDLFFQKYSKGLSFGSVSDITAHMCDNLRNGRTGLFPALLAKRNERFGMQSAVPLLDKQIMEFMIDIPMHLFVKGGYKRSLIRHTMEGIVPPEVLWRKDKGMYSPDYISRIHKERAYIRDIANSDKHLLAFQRYLTRDGLTLNDTNRKDVAILRTNQSVIASEVLTELSQKGYIIP, encoded by the coding sequence ATGAGTGCCATATTCGGTATAATTAATAAGAGCCGCAAGCCACTTGACCCGGTAATAATTCCACAAATCCGTAATGTGCTGCATCACCGTGCCATAGATGGAATGGATGTCTGGACCAATCAATATATCGCCCTGGCCCATTTTAAGCTGGCAATGAATGTGTCAGAACTGCAACAACAGGTGCCCCTGGAAACAGAAGACCTTGTGATCACTGCGGACATACGCCTGGATAACAGGCATTCCCTTTTACAAAAGACGGGGGCGCCAGCGCAATGTTCCGATCTTGTATTGCTCCAGCATGCCTGGAATAAATGGAAAGAGGCATGTGTAGCTCACCTGGAAGGTGAATTCGCTATCTGTATCTGGGATAAAACCCGGCAGCAATGTTTTCTGGCAACAGATCATATCGGTTTTCGTACCTTATATTATTACGATTCACCGGAAGTTTTCATATTTTGCAGTGAGCAAAAAGGAGTGGAAGCATTTAAACCAACTCCCGCACGATTTAACGAAGTTAGCCTGATAGAATATTACTTCCGGCAGTCGTGTCCGGCCGCCACTTATGATGCAGATGTATGGAACTTGTGCGGTGGCAATACCCTCATACTCGCCAATGGCATTATGAGTATCCGGAAATACTGGGAGCCTGCAGGTGGCAGGTATAAATTTAGAAAAGATGAAGATTGGTATGAATGCCTGAAAGCGCTGCTCTACGAGGCCGTCAGCAACAGGTTGAATACTGATAAACCAATTGGCATCACCCTGAGTGGAGGGCTGGATTCTTCAGCCGTTGCCTGCGTGCTGGCTGATGTATTACAGAAAAAGAACAAGGCCCTACATGCCTTTTCTGCTATACTACCGGAAAAGCATCATCCTGAAGAAGAAGATGAACGTTATTATATAGATGTGATAGGCAGGCATTGCCCCAATCTTATCCAAACATATATAACGGCAAACGCCTACGGGCCTTTTGACGGTATTGTAGCTGCTTTCGAACGCGACGAAACGTTCCCCAACGTATTCTACTATATGGACCATGCGATCCTGGAGGCAGCAAAGGAACACCAGGTAGGAGTATTATACACCGGCTTTGGTGGGGATCATTGGGTGTCCTGGAAAGGCAATCCGGTTATTTATAACCTGGTGAAAAGCGGACGATTGCTGGGGGCATGGAAACTGGTAAAACAGTTCGCTGATAGAGAAGGAAAGAGAATTGCTGCAGTTATAAAACGGGAAATAATGACCCAGTCAGCAAAGCGGAGTGTAACAACCACCGCGGAAGCACCTTTTCTGCAGGACTTGTTTTTTCAAAAGTATAGCAAGGGCTTGTCCTTCGGTTCGGTGAGTGATATTACTGCACATATGTGCGACAACCTCCGCAATGGCAGAACGGGCTTATTCCCGGCCCTGCTTGCGAAGCGTAATGAAAGATTCGGTATGCAAAGTGCCGTGCCGCTGTTAGATAAACAGATCATGGAATTTATGATTGACATCCCCATGCACCTGTTTGTAAAAGGCGGATATAAAAGAAGCCTGATCCGGCATACCATGGAGGGAATAGTGCCACCCGAAGTATTGTGGAGAAAGGATAAAGGCATGTATTCTCCTGATTATATTTCCCGCATTCACAAGGAGCGGGCTTATATCAGGGACATTGCAAACTCCGATAAACATCTGCTGGCATTTCAGCGTTATTTAACAAGAGATGGATTAACTTTAAATGACACGAATAGAAAAGATGTGGCAATCCTCAGAACTAACCAGTCTGTAATAGCAAGTGAAGTCCTAACCGAATTGTCACAGAAAGGATATATAATTCCCTAA
- a CDS encoding phage tail protein produces the protein MDNYLGEIRLFAGNFAPVGWSICNGNLVNISENEALYSLIGTTYGGDGITTFALPDLRQRIACGQGPLAAGSTYVMGESAGVSEVTLLSTQIPAHTHNLQATTDTATSGEPTDSFLANTNGNTSAAPPPTPYPDVKLYTNLPLPSGPTAPNVTLDPTALTVTGGTQPHDNMMPYVTLNYIIALQGVYPSFS, from the coding sequence ATGGATAATTACCTTGGAGAAATAAGACTCTTTGCCGGCAACTTTGCACCTGTTGGCTGGAGTATTTGTAACGGGAACCTGGTTAATATTTCAGAAAACGAAGCATTGTACTCGCTGATAGGTACTACCTATGGCGGTGATGGCATCACTACTTTTGCTTTGCCTGATCTTCGTCAGCGCATTGCCTGTGGACAGGGTCCATTGGCGGCTGGTTCTACTTATGTAATGGGTGAAAGTGCTGGCGTAAGCGAAGTAACGCTACTCTCCACCCAGATCCCGGCTCATACGCACAACCTGCAGGCAACTACCGATACTGCTACCAGCGGTGAGCCAACGGATAGTTTCCTTGCGAATACGAATGGTAATACCAGTGCAGCTCCTCCTCCTACTCCATATCCGGATGTAAAACTGTATACGAATCTGCCATTGCCATCGGGGCCTACAGCACCCAATGTAACACTGGATCCAACGGCATTGACCGTCACCGGGGGAACACAACCACATGATAATATGATGCCTTATGTCACCCTTAATTACATCATTGCTTTGCAAGGTGTCTATCCCAGCTTTTCTTAA
- a CDS encoding PqqD family protein, which produces MHPDTIISRNEEKFMISTLGNEVVLMDIQQGHYININPVGSTIWNKLSTPVSVKNLITSLVEEFSVSPTQCENDTMQFLQKLEQHHMLKIQ; this is translated from the coding sequence ATGCACCCTGATACTATTATTAGTAGAAATGAAGAAAAATTTATGATCAGTACTCTTGGAAATGAAGTCGTGTTAATGGATATTCAACAAGGTCATTACATAAATATTAACCCGGTGGGCAGTACAATCTGGAATAAGCTGTCCACCCCGGTATCTGTGAAAAATCTTATTACATCATTGGTAGAAGAGTTTAGTGTTTCACCTACTCAATGTGAAAATGACACCATGCAATTTTTGCAGAAATTAGAACAGCATCATATGCTTAAAATACAATAA
- a CDS encoding phage tail protein — protein MENFIGEIRAFSYGRAPKGWIPCNGQLLPLAQNQALFALIGVYYGGNGMNNFQLPNLNGRTILGTGVSASGTNYSIGQPGGSETVTLTPNTLPQHNHLLRVSSAYDLGTPSTNFLGNPDIKGTSPVSNKANVNLYSPLVSSAMTVMGPCITSTGNNMPHENRQPFLVINYCIATQGVFPSRQ, from the coding sequence ATGGAAAATTTTATCGGAGAAATCCGTGCATTTAGTTACGGCCGCGCCCCGAAAGGTTGGATCCCCTGCAATGGACAACTTTTACCTCTCGCCCAGAATCAGGCATTGTTTGCATTGATAGGTGTCTATTATGGCGGAAATGGTATGAACAATTTCCAGTTGCCGAACCTAAACGGCAGAACTATTCTTGGCACAGGTGTCAGCGCGAGTGGTACGAACTACTCAATAGGCCAGCCAGGAGGTTCTGAAACGGTCACCTTAACGCCCAATACACTACCACAGCATAATCACCTGCTTCGCGTCAGCAGTGCTTATGATCTGGGAACACCTTCTACTAATTTCCTCGGCAATCCGGATATAAAAGGCACTTCGCCTGTTAGCAATAAGGCAAATGTCAATTTGTATTCTCCCCTTGTAAGTTCTGCGATGACAGTAATGGGACCTTGTATTACATCAACAGGCAACAATATGCCGCACGAAAACAGGCAGCCTTTCCTTGTGATCAATTATTGTATTGCCACCCAGGGCGTATTCCCCTCCAGGCAATAA
- a CDS encoding helix-turn-helix transcriptional regulator, producing MNTLTVPVYSLEQDEFMSDRHFKIYHFEGDFPDRSELLIPHRKDHYLIAFIRKAGSRQWIDMNSFDLKDNTVYFFGPHQLIVKEEVKQLWSTGIAFTKEFLSLYGNGALLKLPLLVNPYNGYELELTAADILFIEELLQKLQTEYRQKGEWQQKMLSAYLTVLLTYLSRLYTAQYKGNEVNSEQQLLKRFQAKIDESYQQYHEVNDYASMLNISSGHLSDVIRSQSGKPAIKHIHDRLIMEARRLLFHTDQPVKDISFHLGFADTSYFNRFFKRETGLTPSAYRDQTRAIYP from the coding sequence ATGAATACGCTGACAGTACCTGTTTACTCTTTAGAGCAGGATGAGTTTATGAGTGACCGGCATTTTAAGATCTACCACTTTGAAGGCGATTTTCCCGACCGTTCAGAATTGCTGATCCCCCACCGTAAGGACCATTATTTAATTGCCTTTATCCGAAAAGCAGGCAGCAGGCAATGGATTGATATGAACTCTTTTGACCTGAAGGATAATACAGTTTACTTTTTCGGACCACACCAGCTGATTGTAAAGGAAGAGGTCAAACAACTTTGGAGTACAGGCATTGCATTCACTAAGGAGTTCCTCTCCCTGTACGGTAATGGAGCATTGTTAAAGTTGCCCCTGCTCGTAAATCCTTATAATGGTTATGAACTGGAGCTGACAGCCGCGGATATTCTTTTCATAGAAGAACTATTGCAAAAGCTGCAAACCGAGTACAGGCAAAAGGGAGAATGGCAGCAAAAAATGCTGAGTGCTTACCTGACTGTATTGCTCACCTACCTGAGCAGACTTTATACCGCGCAGTATAAGGGCAATGAGGTCAACAGCGAGCAGCAGTTACTAAAGCGTTTCCAGGCGAAGATTGACGAATCCTATCAGCAATATCATGAGGTGAACGATTATGCATCCATGCTTAATATTTCTTCAGGTCATTTGAGTGATGTCATCAGGAGTCAAAGTGGCAAACCCGCTATCAAGCATATTCATGATCGTTTGATCATGGAAGCCAGGCGACTACTCTTTCATACAGATCAACCGGTGAAGGACATTTCGTTTCATCTTGGGTTTGCGGACACTTCCTATTTCAACCGGTTTTTCAAGCGTGAAACCGGCCTCACTCCTTCCGCTTACCGGGATCAAACCAGGGCGATATATCCTTAA
- a CDS encoding methionyl-tRNA formyltransferase codes for MTIGIISSSDQFLSLAYTLANNNLQVCIYFRPGQDPYVNEKVKVLAARFQLVTGQQHEDVYNWVKQVNPAVVFVYGYPSLLDVSQFSMPAFNIHAGPLPSFRGPVPVFWQLKMGMLRLCLSIHVLNERFDAGAVVWNKYIPDQPHYNYSLVHQIFSQLVVEGVHYILNALVSGKPPAPIPPDGENAYHHRPAAKDVQIDWKQMSAREICNLIRACNPWNKGAATNMNGQQIKIMDGLQTGIATKLPPGSVVLEDTRLLVAAGDAQLIQVNMLLLEDMYVAAYQAAYYGIQKGLILQ; via the coding sequence ATGACTATAGGAATTATTTCGAGCAGTGATCAGTTTCTGTCACTGGCATACACACTTGCAAATAATAATTTGCAGGTGTGTATCTATTTTAGACCAGGCCAGGATCCTTATGTAAATGAAAAGGTAAAGGTGCTTGCGGCACGGTTTCAATTAGTGACGGGCCAACAGCACGAAGATGTGTATAATTGGGTGAAGCAGGTGAACCCTGCTGTGGTCTTTGTATATGGCTATCCCTCCCTGTTGGACGTTTCGCAATTTTCTATGCCGGCTTTTAATATTCATGCCGGGCCACTCCCCTCTTTTCGAGGTCCTGTACCTGTGTTCTGGCAGCTGAAAATGGGAATGCTCCGCTTATGCCTGAGCATCCATGTATTAAATGAACGGTTTGATGCAGGCGCAGTAGTATGGAATAAGTATATTCCTGACCAGCCACATTATAATTATTCTTTGGTACATCAGATCTTCAGCCAGCTGGTGGTGGAGGGTGTGCATTACATATTGAATGCGCTTGTTTCGGGAAAACCGCCGGCACCCATTCCACCTGATGGAGAGAATGCTTATCATCATCGTCCTGCGGCAAAGGACGTACAGATTGACTGGAAGCAGATGTCTGCCAGGGAGATCTGTAACCTGATCCGGGCCTGTAATCCATGGAATAAGGGAGCGGCAACCAATATGAATGGGCAGCAGATAAAAATAATGGATGGTTTGCAAACGGGGATAGCAACTAAACTACCACCCGGAAGTGTTGTGCTTGAAGACACACGATTGCTGGTAGCTGCAGGAGATGCACAGTTGATCCAGGTGAATATGCTGTTGCTGGAAGATATGTATGTGGCTGCTTACCAGGCAGCGTATTATGGTATACAAAAAGGACTCATTTTGCAATGA
- a CDS encoding phage tail protein — translation MNGFIGEIRAFGFNFVPRGWLPCDGSIVAIQAQSTLFSVIGTQFGGNGTSTFKLPDLRGVAATGVNIAQSGWNVPGITAGSETVTLTVDTIPAHNHMVGAVTRSSAAQLTEATNVPAPTSYLTNAFSSGANQGIIAYANTSAGATLHPLSISVTGDSQGHNNMSPNLAMTYCICSEGIYPSRP, via the coding sequence ATGAATGGTTTCATTGGCGAAATCAGGGCATTTGGCTTTAATTTCGTGCCCCGGGGCTGGCTTCCCTGCGACGGAAGTATAGTCGCTATTCAAGCTCAATCTACACTCTTCTCCGTGATCGGCACTCAATTTGGCGGAAACGGAACCTCCACTTTCAAACTACCTGATCTAAGAGGTGTTGCTGCTACCGGCGTAAATATTGCGCAGAGTGGCTGGAATGTTCCGGGTATCACCGCGGGATCAGAAACTGTTACATTGACAGTAGACACGATTCCAGCACATAACCATATGGTGGGTGCTGTGACAAGATCGAGTGCTGCGCAGCTGACAGAGGCCACTAATGTACCGGCACCGACCTCTTACCTTACCAACGCCTTTTCATCCGGCGCAAATCAGGGTATTATTGCTTACGCCAATACTTCGGCAGGAGCTACCCTCCACCCCCTGAGTATTTCCGTAACCGGTGACAGCCAGGGACACAACAATATGTCGCCGAACCTGGCTATGACTTATTGTATCTGTTCGGAAGGGATATATCCTTCTCGTCCCTGA